In Drosophila pseudoobscura strain MV-25-SWS-2005 chromosome 4, UCI_Dpse_MV25, whole genome shotgun sequence, the following proteins share a genomic window:
- the E2f2 gene encoding transcription factor E2F2 — MYKRKSSSIVLRDSAGPGSALKMKNNNAKGSVSNVDTDEAMTIKAYENETVQMDMSQDHQEQQPLKSPSQSHPVQQRSVGSLVLLTQKFVQLMKSNGGSIDLKEATKILDVQKRRIYDITNVLEGIGLIDKGRHCSLVRWRGGGFNNAKDQEEYDVAREGTNNLKKEEEDLDMQLEYAQRNLRYVMQDPTNLSYAYLTRDDLLQIYADDSVFTIPNYDEEVEIQRSDNELRVSLDNGSTIDIRLVTNQGKSTTNPNDADGFFDYRRLDTPSPSTSSRSSEDGTGPTSTGNVITDEHTYSCNPDLKEEMKLLENELTAKIIFQNYMTGHSLRRFYPDDPNLENPPLVQLNPPHDDFNFVLKSDEGICELFDVQCS, encoded by the exons ATGTACAAGCGTAAATCTTCAAGTATTGTATTAAGGGACAGCGCGGGCCCGGGCTCTGCCCTCAAAATGAAGAACAACAACGCCAAAGGTTCTGTTAGCAATGTGGACACGGATGAGGCGATGACGATAAAGGCGTATGAGAATGAGACCGTTCAAATGGACATGTCTCAGGACCATCAGGAGCAACAGCCGCTAAAATCGCCCTCTCAATCCCATCCAGTTCAGCAGCGCTCTGTGGGCTCGCTCGTCTTATTAACTCAAAAATTTGTGCAGCTCATGAAGTCCAATGGTGGGTCCATTGATCTGAAAGAG GCCACGAAAATCTTAGATGTGCAGAAACGTCGTATTTACGATATAACTAATGTGTTAGAGGGCATTGGCCTGATCGATAAAGGCAGACACTGTTCCCTAGTGCGCTGGCG CGGAGGGGGGTTCAACAATGCCAAGGACCAAGAGGAGTACGATGTCGCTCGTGAGGGTACCAATAATCTGAAGAAGGAGGAAGAAGACCTGGACATGCAGCTAGAGTATGCGCAACGGAATTTGCGATATGTAATGCAAGATCCAACAAATCTCTCATATGCCTATCTAACGCGGGACGATCTCCTGCAAATATACGCTGATGACTCCGTCTTCACCATACCCAATTACGACGAAGAGGTGGAGATCCAGCGCAGTGAT aacGAACTCCGCGTTTCCCTGGATAATGGCAGCACCATTGATATACGGCTGGTCACAAACCAGGGAAAGAGTACAACAAATCCAAACGATGCTGACGGTTTCTTTGACTATCGCCGCTTGGACACCCCATCTCCATCGACCTCGTCCCGATCCAGCGAAGATGGCACCGGTCCCACGAGCACTGGAAACGTCATCACTGACGAGCATACGTACTCATGCAATCCCGATCTAAAGGAGGAGATGAAGCTGCTGGAAAACGAACTCACTGCGAAAATAATCTTTCAAAATTACATGACTGGCCACTCGCTGCGAAGGTTCTATCCCGATGATCCCAATTTAG AAAATCCCCCACTGGTCCAACTGAACCCGCCACATGATGACTTCAACTTTGTCTTGAAAAGTGACGAAGGCATCTGTGAACTCTTTGACGTACAATGCTCTTAG